In the Arthrobacter sp. 31Y genome, one interval contains:
- a CDS encoding SGNH/GDSL hydrolase family protein, with amino-acid sequence MDFSARYVALGDSFTEGVGDDDPARPNGVRGWADVVAGQLAHSNADFGYANLAIRGRKLRQIMAEQVDAAVAMQPTLVTMYAGANDILRPKIDIDSLLEEYDAGIAKLSASGATVVLFTGFDAKGSKVFSAMRGRTAIYNELVREIAENHGALLVDYWRFDEYDDWRLWGEDRMHMSTAGHVNMAKRVLDVLEHEHVIEVPELAPVRLMNRVEALKANARWFRESAAPWVARRVRGVSSGDGLSPKYPELIRPL; translated from the coding sequence ATGGATTTTTCTGCCCGTTATGTTGCCCTGGGGGACTCGTTCACTGAGGGCGTCGGAGACGACGATCCGGCCCGCCCCAACGGTGTTCGCGGCTGGGCCGACGTCGTCGCCGGGCAGCTGGCCCACAGCAACGCGGACTTTGGCTACGCCAACTTGGCCATTCGTGGCCGGAAGCTCCGGCAGATCATGGCTGAGCAGGTTGATGCCGCCGTAGCCATGCAGCCCACGTTGGTGACGATGTATGCGGGCGCGAACGACATCCTGCGGCCCAAGATCGACATTGACTCGCTTTTGGAGGAGTACGACGCCGGCATTGCCAAGTTGAGCGCGTCGGGCGCCACCGTGGTCCTCTTCACGGGCTTTGATGCGAAAGGCTCCAAGGTTTTCAGCGCGATGCGCGGACGCACTGCGATCTACAACGAGCTGGTGCGTGAAATCGCAGAAAACCATGGTGCCCTGCTGGTGGACTATTGGCGGTTCGATGAATACGACGATTGGCGCCTCTGGGGTGAGGACCGCATGCACATGTCCACCGCCGGCCACGTCAATATGGCAAAGCGCGTCCTGGATGTGCTTGAACACGAGCACGTGATTGAGGTTCCCGAGCTGGCGCCGGTTCGTCTCATGAATCGTGTGGAGGCATTGAAAGCCAACGCACGCTGGTTCCGGGAATCTGCGGCTCCATGGGTTGCCCGTCGTGTGCGGGGAGTGTCCTCCGGCGACGGTTTGAGCCCCAAGTACCCTGAGCTGATCCGGCCGCTCTAG
- a CDS encoding MarR family winged helix-turn-helix transcriptional regulator encodes MTQPRWLNADERRAWLALLSINTLLPSALDTQLQSAGKLSLFDYNVLAMLSETEGRYLPMSELAARTSASLSRLSHVVTKLQKRGWVERQAHPGDARVTVAHLTDAGMSTIVSLAPGHVESVRTLMLDSLSPDDVADLARIGEKIVARLDNNHWILRDS; translated from the coding sequence CCGTGCCTGGCTGGCCCTGCTGAGCATCAACACCTTGCTCCCCTCGGCGTTGGATACCCAGCTTCAGTCGGCCGGCAAATTGTCCTTGTTCGATTACAACGTGCTCGCGATGCTCTCCGAAACAGAGGGCCGCTACCTTCCCATGAGTGAGCTCGCTGCGCGCACGAGTGCTTCCTTGTCGCGCCTTTCCCACGTTGTCACCAAGCTGCAGAAACGCGGCTGGGTGGAACGGCAGGCGCACCCCGGCGACGCCCGTGTGACCGTAGCGCACCTGACCGACGCCGGCATGTCCACCATTGTGTCCCTCGCCCCGGGACACGTGGAATCAGTGCGGACGCTGATGCTCGATTCGCTCAGCCCGGACGACGTCGCGGATCTTGCCCGCATCGGCGAGAAAATCGTGGCCCGCCTGGACAACAATCACTGGATCCTCCGTGACTCGTAA